A stretch of the Medicago truncatula cultivar Jemalong A17 chromosome 5, MtrunA17r5.0-ANR, whole genome shotgun sequence genome encodes the following:
- the LOC11409911 gene encoding 7-deoxyloganetic acid glucosyltransferase, with translation METPHVLIFPCPAQGHVNTMLKLAELLLIQNLHITFLNTEYIHNRLISLNIDDVKSISQCYPKLQFKTISDFQNKEKHPGFGENIVDVISSINMYGKPSLRDIIVSEKISCIILDGGFGDLATDLAAEFGIQLIHFRTVAASTVWIYFCMPKLLDCNEIPIRGDEDMDRIIRNVPGMENIIRCRDLPRFGTSNKMDHIILDKVLQLTQASLKGNAVILNTFEDLESPILSQIRLHFPKLYTIGPLHHHLNTMKKTTSSSFNSNFFKVDRTCMTWLESQPLKSVVYVSFGSTTTMTREEILEFWHGLLNSKKAFLWVIRPNMVQEKRLIKELEEGTSKEKGLIVEWAPQEEVLSHKAIGAFLTHSGWNSTLESVVCGVPMICWPYFSDQPLNSRFVSEVWKLGLDMKDVCDRNVVENMVNDIMVNKKEEFSKSATKMADLASKSVNPDGSSYNNLQDLIQYIRSTSP, from the exons ATGGAAACACCGCATGTGTTAATCTTCCCATGTCCAGCACAAGGCCATGTAAACACAATGCTCAAGCTAGCTGAActtcttttaattcaaaatcTTCACATAACATTCCTAAACACTGAATACATCCACAACAGACTCATTAGTTTGAATATTGATgatgttaaatcaatttcacaATGTTACCCTAAGCTTCAATTCAAGACCATCTCTGATTTTCAAAATAAGGAGAAGCATCCTGGATTTGGAGAAAACATTGTAGATGTAATTTCCTCCATAAATATGTATGGTAAGCCTTCTTTGAGAGACATTATTGTCTCTGAGAAAATAAGTTGCATTATTTTAGATGGAGGTTTTGGTGACCTTGCTACTGATTTGGCTGCTGAATTTGGGATACAGTTGATACATTTTCGTACTGTTGCTGCTAGTACCGTCTGGATTTATTTCTGTATGCCCAAACTCTTGGACTGCAACGAGATTCCCATTAGAG GAGACGAGGACATGGATCGCATCATAAGAAACGTGCCAGGCATGGAGAACATAATTCGATGTAGAGATCTTCCACGTTTCGGTACATCAAACAAAATGGACCATATCATTTTAGACAAAGTTTTACAACTAACCCAAGCATCACTTAAAGGCAATGCAGTAATACTCAACACATTTGAAGATTTAGAGTCCCCAATTCTCTCCCAAATTCGTCTCCACTTCCCCAAACTCTACACTATTGGCCCACTTCACCACCACCTCAATACCATGaaaaaaacaacatcatcatctttcAACTCCAATTTCTTCAAAGTGGATAGAACCTGCATGACATGGCTCGAATCTCAACCGTTGAAGTCAGTTGTATATGTTAGCTTTGGAAGCACCACAACAATGACGAGAgaagaaatacttgagttttgGCACGGTTTGTTGAACAGCAAAAAAGCATTCTTGTGGGTGATTAGACCAAACATGGTACAAGAAAAAAGACTAATAAAAGAACTTGAGGAAGGGACTAGTAAGGAGAAAGGTTTGATTGTGGAGTGGGCTCCACAAGAGGAAGTTTTGTCACATAAGGCAATTGGTGCTTTTTTGACACATAGTGGATGGAATTCTACTTTGGAGAGTGTGGTTTGTGGTGTGCCTATGATTTGTTGGCCTTATTTTTCTGATCAACCGCTTAATAGTAGGTTTGTGAGTGAGGTTTGGAAGCTTGGATTGGATATGAAAGATGTTTGTGATAGGAATGTTGTTGAGAATATGGTGAATGATATTATGGTGAACAAGAAGGAGGAGTTTTCAAAATCTGCTACTAAAATGGCGGATTTGGCTTCCAAGAGTGTAAATCCTGATGGTTCCTCCTACAACAACCTCCAAGATTTGATTCAGTATATAAGGTCTACTAGCCCATAA
- the LOC11408593 gene encoding 7-deoxyloganetic acid glucosyltransferase isoform X1: METQPKEKSSPHVLIFPCPAQGHVNSMLKLAELLAIQNIYITFLNTKYIHNRLIQFNDDIQALLECYPKLQFKTISDFHSEEKHPGFGERIGDVITSLSLYGKPLLKDIIVSEKISCIILDGIFGDLATDLAAEFGIQLIHFRTISSCCFWAYFCVPKLLECNELPIRGDEDMDRIITNIPGMENILRCRDLPSFCRENKKDHIRLDDVALRTKQSLKANAFILNTFEDLEASVLSQIRIHFPKLYTIGPLHHLLNTTKKSSFPSSFFSKSNFFKVDRTCMAWLDSQPLKSVIYVSFGSTTPMKREEIIEIWHGLLNSKKQFLWVIRPNMVQEKGLLSELEEGTRKEKGLIVGWVPQEEVLSHKAIGAFLTHNGWNSTLESVVCGVPMICWPYFADQQINSRFVSDVWKLGLDMKDVCDRKVVENMVNDVMVNRKEEFVRSAMDIAKLASKSVSPGGSSYNNFQDLIQYIRSTSP; encoded by the exons atggaaaCACAACCTAAGGAAAAATCTTCTCCACATGTGCTAATCTTCCCATGTCCAGCACAAGGCCATGTAAATTCAATGCTAAAGCTAGCTGAACTTCTTGCAATTCAAAACATCTACATCACTTTCCTCAACACCAAATACATCCATAACCGACTCATACAATTCAATGATGATATTCAAGCTCTTTTAGAATGTTACCCTAAGCTTCAATTCAAGACTATCTCTGATTTTCATAGTGAAGAGAAGCATCCTGGATTTGGAGAAAGGATAGGTGATGTAATTACGTCACTGAGTTTGTATGGTAAGCCTTTGTTGAAAGATATAATTGTCTCCGAGAAAATAAGTTGCATTATTTTGGATGGAATATTTGGTGATCTTGCTACTGATTTGGCTGCTGAGTTTGGAATACAATTGATTCATTTTCGTACTATTAGTTCTTGTTGCTTTTGGGCTTATTTCTGTGTTCCAAAGCTCTTGGAGTGCAATGAACTTCCAATTagag GAGACGAAGACATGGATCGAATCATAACAAACATTCCAGGCATGGAAAACATACTTCGCTGTAGAGATCTTCCAAGTTTTTGTcgagaaaacaaaaaagaccaTATCCGTTTAGATGATGTTGCACTTCGAACCAAACAATCACTTAAAGCAAATGCATTCATACTCAACACATTTGAGGATCTAGAAGCCTCAGTCCTCTCCCAAATTCGTATTCACTTCCCTAAACTCTACACCATAGGCCCTCTTCACCACCTCCTCAATACAAccaaaaaatcatcatttccaTCATCTTTTTTCTCTAAGAGCAATTTCTTCAAAGTGGATAGAACCTGCATGGCGTGGCTTGACTCTCAACCATTGAAATCAGTTATATATGTTAGCTTTGGAAGCACTACACCAATGAAGAGAGAAGAAATAATTGAGATTTGGCATGGTTTATTGAATAGCAAAAAACAGTTTTTATGGGTGATTAGGCCAAACATGGTACAAGAAAAAGGATTATTAAGTGAGCTTGAGGAAGGGACTCGTAAGGAAAAAGGTTTGATTGTTGGGTGGGTCCCACAAGAGGAAGTTTTGTCACATAAGGCAATTGGTGCTTTTTTGACACATAATGGGTGGAATTCAACTTTGGAAAGTGTGGTTTGTGGTGTGCCTATGATATGTTGGCCTTATTTTGCTGATCAACAAATTAATAGTAGGTTTGTGAGTGATGTTTGGAAACTTGGGTTGGATATGAAAGATGTTTGTGATAGGAAGGTTGTGGAGAATATGGTGAATGATGTTATGGTGAATAGGAAGGAGGAGTTTGTTAGATCAGCAATGGATATAGCTAAGTTGGCATCCAAGAGTGTGAGTCCTGGTGGTTCCTCCTACAACAACTTCCAAGatttaattcaatatataagGTCTACTAGCCCGTAA
- the LOC11408593 gene encoding 7-deoxyloganetic acid glucosyltransferase isoform X2, translating into METQPKEKSSPHVLIFPCPAQGHVNSMLKLAELLAIQNIYITFLNTKYIHNRLIQFNDDIQALLECYPKLQFKTISDFHSEEKHPGFGERIGDVITSLSLYGDEDMDRIITNIPGMENILRCRDLPSFCRENKKDHIRLDDVALRTKQSLKANAFILNTFEDLEASVLSQIRIHFPKLYTIGPLHHLLNTTKKSSFPSSFFSKSNFFKVDRTCMAWLDSQPLKSVIYVSFGSTTPMKREEIIEIWHGLLNSKKQFLWVIRPNMVQEKGLLSELEEGTRKEKGLIVGWVPQEEVLSHKAIGAFLTHNGWNSTLESVVCGVPMICWPYFADQQINSRFVSDVWKLGLDMKDVCDRKVVENMVNDVMVNRKEEFVRSAMDIAKLASKSVSPGGSSYNNFQDLIQYIRSTSP; encoded by the exons atggaaaCACAACCTAAGGAAAAATCTTCTCCACATGTGCTAATCTTCCCATGTCCAGCACAAGGCCATGTAAATTCAATGCTAAAGCTAGCTGAACTTCTTGCAATTCAAAACATCTACATCACTTTCCTCAACACCAAATACATCCATAACCGACTCATACAATTCAATGATGATATTCAAGCTCTTTTAGAATGTTACCCTAAGCTTCAATTCAAGACTATCTCTGATTTTCATAGTGAAGAGAAGCATCCTGGATTTGGAGAAAGGATAGGTGATGTAATTACGTCACTGAGTTTGTATG GAGACGAAGACATGGATCGAATCATAACAAACATTCCAGGCATGGAAAACATACTTCGCTGTAGAGATCTTCCAAGTTTTTGTcgagaaaacaaaaaagaccaTATCCGTTTAGATGATGTTGCACTTCGAACCAAACAATCACTTAAAGCAAATGCATTCATACTCAACACATTTGAGGATCTAGAAGCCTCAGTCCTCTCCCAAATTCGTATTCACTTCCCTAAACTCTACACCATAGGCCCTCTTCACCACCTCCTCAATACAAccaaaaaatcatcatttccaTCATCTTTTTTCTCTAAGAGCAATTTCTTCAAAGTGGATAGAACCTGCATGGCGTGGCTTGACTCTCAACCATTGAAATCAGTTATATATGTTAGCTTTGGAAGCACTACACCAATGAAGAGAGAAGAAATAATTGAGATTTGGCATGGTTTATTGAATAGCAAAAAACAGTTTTTATGGGTGATTAGGCCAAACATGGTACAAGAAAAAGGATTATTAAGTGAGCTTGAGGAAGGGACTCGTAAGGAAAAAGGTTTGATTGTTGGGTGGGTCCCACAAGAGGAAGTTTTGTCACATAAGGCAATTGGTGCTTTTTTGACACATAATGGGTGGAATTCAACTTTGGAAAGTGTGGTTTGTGGTGTGCCTATGATATGTTGGCCTTATTTTGCTGATCAACAAATTAATAGTAGGTTTGTGAGTGATGTTTGGAAACTTGGGTTGGATATGAAAGATGTTTGTGATAGGAAGGTTGTGGAGAATATGGTGAATGATGTTATGGTGAATAGGAAGGAGGAGTTTGTTAGATCAGCAATGGATATAGCTAAGTTGGCATCCAAGAGTGTGAGTCCTGGTGGTTCCTCCTACAACAACTTCCAAGatttaattcaatatataagGTCTACTAGCCCGTAA